From Patescibacteria group bacterium, a single genomic window includes:
- the murD gene encoding UDP-N-acetylmuramoylalanine--D-glutamate ligase — protein sequence MNSLQEKLQFFAGKKIAILGLGVEGISTARFLAKQKANLVIFDQKSESGVDPIFIKEAKDLKSVCVLGKDAFKYFAKERFDIVIRSPGINKNEDFLIHSARSGAIITSHTQLFFDFCPCPIIGVTGTKGKGTTSTLIYEMLKKDGKDAYLGGNIGIPPLEFIDKLSKKSLVVLELSSFQLHDLHASPHIAVMLMVVPEHLDYHDSAEDYVDAKRNILRFQRHTDFAVLNRDYIATNESDIYTDGKVYFVSRERKVNEGCYVQNGAFWIRQNGHEKKIIDTKNILLPGRHNWENISAAIMAAKLAGVKEESIVSVLKTFKGLEHRLELVREVNGVRYFDDSFSTTPETAIAAIEAFTEPEILILGGSSKNSDFTQLGNTISKASNIKAIIGIGEEWKRIKESLHDLPHHVLIVEGADSMHKAVRAAAAIARRGDVVILSPACASFDMFKNYKERGNIFKEEVFKL from the coding sequence ATGAACTCTTTGCAGGAAAAATTGCAATTTTTTGCAGGTAAAAAAATCGCTATACTTGGTCTGGGAGTTGAAGGAATCTCAACTGCTAGATTTCTTGCCAAACAAAAAGCCAACCTTGTGATTTTTGATCAGAAGTCAGAGTCTGGCGTAGATCCTATTTTTATTAAAGAGGCAAAAGATCTAAAAAGTGTTTGTGTTTTAGGAAAGGATGCATTCAAATATTTCGCAAAAGAGAGATTTGATATAGTAATACGCAGTCCCGGTATTAACAAAAACGAAGATTTTCTCATTCATTCTGCACGTTCTGGTGCAATAATCACTTCACACACACAACTGTTCTTTGACTTTTGTCCCTGTCCGATCATTGGAGTTACTGGTACAAAAGGCAAGGGAACAACATCAACTCTTATCTATGAAATGCTCAAAAAAGATGGAAAGGATGCGTATTTGGGAGGGAATATTGGTATTCCTCCATTAGAGTTTATTGATAAACTCTCCAAAAAATCATTGGTCGTTCTTGAACTTTCATCATTTCAGTTGCATGATCTGCATGCAAGTCCCCATATTGCTGTTATGCTGATGGTTGTTCCGGAACACTTAGATTATCACGATAGTGCAGAAGATTATGTTGATGCTAAACGGAATATTCTGCGTTTCCAAAGACACACAGATTTTGCTGTCCTTAATAGAGACTATATTGCAACTAATGAATCTGATATTTATACAGATGGTAAAGTATATTTTGTTAGTCGTGAAAGAAAAGTAAATGAAGGATGCTATGTACAAAATGGTGCTTTTTGGATACGGCAAAACGGTCACGAGAAAAAAATAATTGACACAAAAAATATTTTATTGCCCGGTAGGCACAACTGGGAAAATATCAGTGCTGCTATTATGGCTGCAAAACTTGCTGGAGTAAAGGAAGAATCAATAGTTTCTGTTCTTAAGACATTTAAAGGATTAGAGCACCGTCTTGAACTTGTAAGAGAAGTCAATGGTGTGCGCTATTTTGATGATTCATTTTCAACAACGCCAGAGACAGCAATTGCTGCCATTGAAGCATTTACTGAACCTGAGATTTTGATTTTAGGAGGATCAAGTAAGAACAGTGATTTTACTCAGCTAGGTAATACGATCAGTAAGGCTTCAAATATAAAAGCAATTATTGGTATAGGAGAGGAATGGAAGAGGATTAAAGAATCACTTCATGATTTACCTCACCATGTGTTAATAGTTGAAGGAGCAGATTCAATGCATAAAGCAGTGAGGGCAGCAGCTGCAATTGCCAGACGGGGAGATGTCGTCATTCTATCTCCAGCCTGTGCTAGTTTTGATATGTTCAAAAATTATAAAGAGCGGGGAAATATCTTTAAGGAGGAAGTATTCAAACTTTAA
- a CDS encoding tRNA-guanine(34) transglycosylase — protein sequence MFKFQVLTKDKLTKARVGRLQTPHGEILTPNFNPVGTQATVKTLSSIDLQEIGAQIILSNTYHLSLRPGVEVIKKLGGLASFMGWSGPTMTDSGGFQVFSLGAAQKVYKELTDDKRKLHKFSKSVFLPSQDVQYGEDPSFINQIRRKIQSQNLKPAKIDEDGVTFYSHIDGSKKRLDPEISVRLQEEIGADLIVAFDDHESPLWNYQDTKRSLERTNRWGILSLQSQKRKDQLMYGVVHGGIYEDLRIASAKFTDKYFGALAIGGSYTSKEVLYTVIDWCVPYFSEDKPRHLLGIGEVQDLFESIARGIDFFDCVAPTRRGRHGNLYISPENGGSRENNFTLQITNAQYTFDKNPIDPGCWCYTCRNYSRAYLRHLFVADELLAQRLGSYHNVYFIVNLVKRIREAILNGCFLSLKSQWLK from the coding sequence ATGTTTAAGTTTCAAGTATTAACTAAAGATAAGCTTACTAAAGCTCGAGTAGGAAGACTTCAAACACCTCACGGTGAGATACTAACTCCCAATTTCAATCCGGTAGGAACTCAAGCTACTGTGAAGACTCTATCAAGTATTGATCTGCAAGAGATAGGAGCCCAAATTATACTAAGTAATACTTACCATTTATCGCTTCGTCCAGGAGTTGAGGTCATTAAAAAACTAGGAGGTCTCGCATCATTCATGGGCTGGAGTGGACCGACAATGACTGATAGCGGAGGATTTCAGGTATTCTCACTAGGTGCTGCGCAGAAAGTATATAAAGAGTTAACAGATGATAAGAGAAAACTTCATAAATTTTCCAAATCAGTTTTTCTTCCAAGTCAAGACGTTCAGTACGGAGAAGATCCATCATTTATTAATCAAATAAGGCGCAAGATACAGTCTCAGAATCTGAAGCCTGCCAAAATAGATGAAGATGGTGTGACGTTTTACTCACATATAGATGGGAGCAAAAAGCGTCTTGACCCTGAGATTTCTGTTCGTTTACAAGAGGAAATAGGTGCGGATCTAATTGTTGCATTTGATGATCATGAATCACCACTTTGGAATTATCAGGATACAAAGCGTTCTTTGGAGAGGACTAATCGTTGGGGTATATTAAGTCTTCAATCACAAAAGAGAAAGGATCAGTTAATGTATGGAGTTGTGCATGGCGGGATTTATGAAGATCTGCGAATTGCTTCAGCAAAGTTTACAGATAAGTATTTTGGTGCCTTAGCTATTGGTGGTTCATATACATCCAAAGAAGTACTTTATACAGTAATAGATTGGTGCGTGCCGTATTTTTCTGAGGATAAGCCAAGACATTTACTGGGTATTGGAGAAGTACAGGATCTTTTTGAGTCCATAGCGCGCGGAATAGATTTTTTTGATTGCGTTGCACCAACAAGACGAGGAAGACATGGTAATCTGTATATCTCTCCTGAGAATGGGGGAAGTAGAGAGAATAATTTTACGCTGCAGATTACCAATGCTCAATATACTTTTGATAAGAATCCAATTGACCCTGGATGTTGGTGTTATACCTGTCGTAACTACTCAAGAGCATATCTGCGCCATCTTTTTGTAGCAGATGAGTTATTAGCACAACGTTTGGGATCATACCATAATGTCTACTTTATTGTTAATTTAGTCAAGCGCATACGAGAGGCAATTTTGAATGGCTGTTTTCTTTCGTTGAAAAGCCAGTGGCTTAAATAA